TAGCTTTGTATCTATTTTAACTGATGTTCCTTCCAAAACATTGCTATATTTGTAGAATATATCATCTAAATTGTTATAAAAAAATTCTATCTCATTATTAATTTTGTTGTTTTGTGTTGCATAAGCATTTAAAGGTGTAATAGTTATTAATTGTATTGAAAAAGCCAAGATGAAAAACTTAAGGAGTATTTTATTGCTCATATTTAGTGTTTATATATAATTTTAATAATTGTCAATGTTATAATAATGTGATAAACAATATTTTAATGATAGTTATAGGTGTAGATACAGGTGGTACATTTACTGATTTTGTGTACTATAAAGATGGGAAATGGGGGGTATTAAAATTATTATCGGATCCAAAAAACCCAGGTAAAGTTGTTATAGAAGGCAAAAATATTATAGCCGGAGAAAATAAAGATATTATTTTAATACATGGTTCTACTGTAGCAACAAATGCGATTTTAGAGAAAAAAGGTGCTAAGGCTGCTTTAATAACCAATAAAGGCTTTGAAGATATAATTGATATAGGCAGACAAAATCGTAGTCAGTTATACAATTTAAAATATAGAAAGACCCAATCTTTGATTAGCCCAGAGCATAGATATGGTGTTAAATGTAGGGTTGACTATAGTGGGACTATTTTAAAAGATCTAGATTCTCAAGAGGTAGAGAATATTATAGAAGAACTTATAAACCAAGGTATAGAGTCTGTTGCAGTTTGTCTATTGTTTTCTTTTAAAGAACACAAGCATGAGAGGATAATAGGAGAATTATTAAAAAAAAGTGGCTTCTATTATAGCCTATCTAGTGAGATATTAAATGAATTTAGAGAATATGAGAGAATGTCTACAACTGTAGTTAACACTTATGTTGGACCAAAGATAGCTAGATATTTGCAATTTTTAAAAGATAATATGGGTTTAAAAGGTTTTAGTATAATGCAATCTAATGGTGGTATAATATCGGCAGATACAGCAATTAATGAATCTGTTAGAACAGTTCTTTCTGGTCCAGCTGGCGGGGTAATTGGGGCATATGAGATTGGTAAGTTTATGGGAATAGATAAACTAATAACCTTTGATATGGGTGGAACCTCAACTGATGTATCACTAATAGATAAAGAGCCTATATTGACAACAGAATCAAAAATAGATGAGTACCCAATTAAAGTCCCTATGATATCAATACATACGGTTGGGGCTGGTGGTGGTTCAATTGCCTTTATTGACAAGGGAGGTGCATTAAGGGTTGGACCTATCAGTGCAGGAGCTGATCCAGGGCCTATTTGCTATGGTAAGGGTGAGGAAATAACTGTAACAGATGCTAACTGTTTTTTAAATAGGTTACTACCAGATTATTTTCTTGGTGGCAAGATGAGATTGGATAAACATAGACTATATCCTTTCTTTGAAAAATTAGCCAAAAAGGCAAATTTAGATGTAGGGGAGTTAGCAG
Above is a window of Deferribacterota bacterium DNA encoding:
- a CDS encoding hydantoinase/oxoprolinase family protein; the encoded protein is MINNILMIVIGVDTGGTFTDFVYYKDGKWGVLKLLSDPKNPGKVVIEGKNIIAGENKDIILIHGSTVATNAILEKKGAKAALITNKGFEDIIDIGRQNRSQLYNLKYRKTQSLISPEHRYGVKCRVDYSGTILKDLDSQEVENIIEELINQGIESVAVCLLFSFKEHKHERIIGELLKKSGFYYSLSSEILNEFREYERMSTTVVNTYVGPKIARYLQFLKDNMGLKGFSIMQSNGGIISADTAINESVRTVLSGPAGGVIGAYEIGKFMGIDKLITFDMGGTSTDVSLIDKEPILTTESKIDEYPIKVPMISIHTVGAGGGSIAFIDKGGALRVGPISAGADPGPICYGKGEEITVTDANCFLNRLLPDYFLGGKMRLDKHRLYPFFEKLAKKANLDVGELAEGVISISNTVMEKAIRVITIEKGFDPKEFTLFTFGGAGALHACFLAKLLNIPRVLIPQNPGTLSAIGMVLADVVKDYSKTVMLKENEIKTNELKDLLKDLCKRATKDLLFEGIDEKDILLEKFLDMRYVGQSYEITVPFVDNFIDVFHKEHERLYGYANRGKETEVVNIRLRAIGKREKLKLERSEETFSKIDDRAIICKRDVIFDGKTLKTDIYKREYLRNGNVIKPPAIIVEHTSTIVVPPFCTASVDEIGNVILELES